One window of Peteryoungia desertarenae genomic DNA carries:
- a CDS encoding F0F1 ATP synthase subunit delta, giving the protein MPVADTSQVISGVAERYASSLFELALEAGAVDAVGKDLSRIQAMIDDSADLKRLVLSPVFSADEQLKAVTAILEKAGISGLALNYVKVVTDNRRLFALSGMIAAYHQIAARHRGEITAYVTSAHALTAEQENELKAALKSVTGKDVSIALTVDASLLGGLIVKVGSRQIDTSLRTKLSTLKLALKEVG; this is encoded by the coding sequence TTGCCCGTGGCAGACACATCCCAAGTGATTTCAGGCGTGGCCGAGCGTTACGCGTCGTCGCTTTTCGAACTTGCGCTTGAAGCTGGTGCAGTAGACGCAGTCGGTAAGGATCTTTCTCGGATCCAGGCGATGATCGATGACAGCGCCGACCTCAAGCGTCTCGTTCTGTCACCAGTCTTTTCGGCTGATGAGCAATTGAAGGCGGTCACGGCCATACTTGAAAAGGCCGGCATCTCGGGCCTTGCGCTGAACTACGTCAAGGTTGTCACCGACAACCGGCGTTTGTTCGCTCTCAGCGGCATGATTGCTGCCTACCACCAGATTGCCGCTCGTCATCGTGGCGAGATAACGGCCTATGTTACTTCTGCACATGCCCTGACGGCTGAGCAGGAAAACGAACTGAAGGCGGCGCTGAAGAGCGTTACCGGCAAGGATGTTTCAATCGCACTCACGGTTGATGCGTCTCTTCTTGGTGGGCTGATCGTCAAGGTCGGCTCGCGCCAGATCGACACGTCTCTTCGCACCAAACTTTCCACCCTTAAGCTTGCACTGAAAGAGGTTGGCTGA
- a CDS encoding DUF4345 family protein — MNFYFPMEPGEQLAFISAVMACLMGCVALFAPGYALRFSGFEDREFSSTARAAVRSSGGLLIGFAGTALMLAQPMVYLAFGAALALAAFGRTLSILSDGPSKLRSKLLLVVEILLASLPLAYVFGLI; from the coding sequence ATGAATTTCTATTTTCCAATGGAACCAGGAGAGCAACTTGCATTCATCTCAGCCGTTATGGCCTGTCTGATGGGTTGTGTTGCCCTCTTTGCCCCTGGCTATGCTCTGAGGTTTTCTGGCTTTGAAGACCGTGAGTTCAGCTCAACTGCCAGGGCAGCGGTTCGTTCCAGCGGTGGCCTGTTAATCGGCTTTGCCGGAACGGCGCTTATGCTTGCCCAGCCGATGGTTTACCTTGCCTTCGGTGCCGCGCTCGCTCTCGCGGCATTCGGACGTACCTTGTCCATTCTATCCGATGGACCATCAAAACTCCGCTCAAAACTGCTTCTGGTTGTAGAAATTCTTCTTGCTTCTCTACCACTTGCTTATGTTTTCGGACTGATCTGA